In Schizosaccharomyces osmophilus chromosome 1, complete sequence, the genomic window tgctttcAGTTTGTTGTGTTTAAAATTTAGAATTGGGCTTTTACTAAATAGCTGTTTATAGTTTAATTTATTGAGGTAATAGGTGTACTAAAGGTTGGTACATATCAAGTCTATAATATTCATCGTTATTGGTAGTATCTTTTGTTCAATGTATCCAATTAGCTTCTTGGGACAAAACttgaagcaaaagcaatcaTGGTACCCCTTACGGATCTAAGAAACCTTTGAAGTCGAGTATATTCTGTATCCGTCCTTCTTCGCTGCGTTTCTGAAGTTAcgttttcttgattttcaCTCGGCGGGGCATTCGCAACTTCAATAACCTCAGGGTTGCTTCCACTACGACGTTGACGATATTCGTTCTGAACATTTCGAACATATTCCAAAGCTGTTTGCAGTGTTCGattttcattaataatCGGGCTAAGTGCGCCAGCCtgtagaagaaaaacgaaagcCATAATGGACGTTAATAGCATGGTATGCGGTAAAGAGTCATTATAAGTAGCCAAGGCACAGAATAAAGCCAGACgaataaataaacgaaaatgtcttcttatattttcaaaggtaTGGGTAAAAGGAGATAATACACTAGATGTAAATAGTTGGAAGCGTCTCAGATTCTGAAAAGTCATTGGTTGCACTTGTAAAGAAGAACGTTCAGAACTTGGGGATAATAAGTATGCGCATTCGCCTGTTTGTTGATTCTGCATAATACCATAAGGTGAAATAACAGGGGGAAGTCCCGATCCCACAGGATGAAATGGCAAAGGAGAGAAAGTATTGGTAGAGGGCATTTGCTGTAAATAGTAAGATCCATTATAAAATACAGTTTGATAGTATATCGGAAGCAACTGAGGAGCATCTGTAGTAAAGCCACCGGTAGAAGTTAAATTACCACCTGTAAAAGGCAAATTTAGGGAACCGGCATGTGGATGGGAGTTTACTGAAAAACGTCCGGGTAATTCATTAGGTAGCCTCTGGGGATTACTTGAAACGGGTGGCGAAGAAAAGTTACCAACAAAGGAAGGCCTATGGAGATGATCAGTATGCAGAAGATTGTCAACAGTCGGCAATCGTTGTGTATTGCTTTCAGGAGAGGGAGAAGCATGATTTGCGGGTATTTGGGGGGAGTTTCCTCCATTATTTTGACCAAAAGGAAGGGTGGATATACCATTCGGTATAGGACTTGTATGTGGTGTACCATTTCGACCCTGTACGCTTGATGCAACAACCATAGTGACGTTGCGATCGGGAACAGATGTTACGGAAGTTGTAGTCGTAGTAGTTGGGTTGGGGATGGGGATTTGTCGCTGAGAGCTTAAAAGCTGGATAAAAGGATTCATAGAAGATTCATTAGGAGAAGGTAAATTGTTTGGAATACTGTCTTGGGTTTGTGGCATAGATGGGGCAGATGGCACTAGTCCGCTGCTTTCAATACGCTGAATCATATTTGGGAACATTCCGTGAATTCCAGCAGTTCTTCCGACGCGCTGATAATTTGAGAATAAATGTTGAGCTCGCTCGCGCTGAGAGAGCTCTTCAGGATTCAAACTGGTTATCGTTCGTGATGGCTGAACGGAGagagaagaagacgaaggAGGATGAGCTTCTTGTTGTCTAGGGAATGGAGCCAATTGCGAAAAACTCTGCTCAGTGGGAGCGCTTGAAGACAGAGGTAAGCTACTGATTATGCTTATAACCAGATGAAAAGTTACCAGATCGGTAACATCATTCAGAATAGTAAATAGAATTGTTTCGTTTCGCAAAACTCTTCCAGCATAAATCAGCTTGAGACGATCGACGGGTGCTTCAAAGGTAGGAGCGATAATGTTTTTCAGATCCAAAACTGTTTTGTCTCGTGCAACCTGGAAAATTCCCACTTTCTGATCGACAGTAGTCACTCGAATTTTGTACTCACTCATTTCCGTCATAAGTCAAAAGTAGTAATGTTCATATCAGAGCATGAGATATCAATTTGTCGTGAAATATGGTTCTACGACCATGCGAAGGGTATCCTCAAATTTAAGAATAACGGTCTGTTTACCAAAATTGAACGTATCTCCTTATTCTACTATGTTTACTTTATCTTATTCATCCTTTTTATAGTATAATAAATGACAATTGGAtcgattttgttttattttctatatGAATAGACAATGCATATGCAAAAAGAAGTGAATATTCATTCAAAGTCTAAGATTTGTGCCCCCTCGAAGGAAACACACTTGTCAGAATTCAAAGACGTGATAAAGCAACGAAACAAGAGGGTCTTGTTGCAAATATTTTCGACATAGGAAATTGAAgttctttatataaaagaaaggtttAAGGATGATTTTGAACCATCCGAATGTTTGTTACGAAAATGCCAAAAACTTGTGCGACGACTGCCTAAACTAAGCGAAACGTAAATTATAGTTTATTCGACAACAGTCACAAgaatatatataaacaCATACAGAGCAGCCTTTCCTCTTGTTAAAGtacttttctattttaacTTTAGAATGCAGGTGCATTAATAAAtgctctttttgtttatgaatgTGTAAAGGTACAAGTCAAACCGTAAAGACATAAAATTTAATCACATGTCTCTTTCTAAACTCTCTTTGAAGGATAAAAGTGTCGAAGATTGAGTTGGAGGTACCTCTGATGGTATATATAGAGACTAGAAAAAATCTTTGCGCTGTTGAGTACGGTTGCTCCTTATGGGGTACTCGTAATTTTTTGGGCAAACATGTATTTTGTTATATGCTATATATTATCATAGGATTAAATACCAAAGATTCACGgtccaaaaaaaaaagcgaaaGTAGCTATCATGAGAAGTTTCAGAAAAGTGGGTAAAGTACtaaataacaaaagaacGACCTATCTGTAAAGTAAATCTCATGGCTCTGGTTTTAAGTTGCCAAGTGATTGGCCTACTTTTACAGCCTGACCTCGTTGGATGTCAAACTGAAAGTTTGCTGGCGCCTCAAAAACAAGGACAACGGTACTTCCTAGTTCAAAATTTCCGATTTCCTCGCCCCTCAGTAATGGATGTCCATGTAGAATTGCAGAAGATTTCGTATATACTGCCTCGTCGTATGTACCGGTAGGACCCAGTTTTCCAAATTGATTTGTACAGAGTTCTTTATCAAAGTTGATGCGGATACTTCCGACATTCGTGGCGCCCACTGGAATCATGCTCATGAATCCATATTTGTAGCGCCCAAGCATA contains:
- a CDS encoding ER ubiquitin family protein; this translates as MTEMSEYKIRVTTVDQKVGIFQVARDKTVLDLKNIIAPTFEAPVDRLKLIYAGRVLRNETILFTILNDVTDLVTFHLVISIISSLPLSSSAPTEQSFSQLAPFPRQQEAHPPSSSSLSVQPSRTITSLNPEELSQRERAQHLFSNYQRVGRTAGIHGMFPNMIQRIESSGLVPSAPSMPQTQDSIPNNLPSPNESSMNPFIQLLSSQRQIPIPNPTTTTTTSVTSVPDRNVTMVVASSVQGRNGTPHTSPIPNGISTLPFGQNNGGNSPQIPANHASPSPESNTQRLPTVDNLLHTDHLHRPSFVGNFSSPPVSSNPQRLPNELPGRFSVNSHPHAGSLNLPFTGGNLTSTGGFTTDAPQLLPIYYQTVFYNGSYYLQQMPSTNTFSPLPFHPVGSGLPPVISPYGIMQNQQTGECAYLLSPSSERSSLQVQPMTFQNLRRFQLFTSSVLSPFTHTFENIRRHFRLFIRLALFCALATYNDSLPHTMLLTSIMAFVFLLQAGALSPIINENRTLQTALEYVRNVQNEYRQRRSGSNPEVIEVANAPPSENQENVTSETQRRRTDTEYTRLQRFLRSVRGTMIAFASSFVPRS